One segment of Paenibacillus sp. FSL R7-0337 DNA contains the following:
- the pcrA gene encoding DNA helicase PcrA, translating to MQLVNIQDAVSRLNPPQRQAVEATEGPLLIMAGAGSGKTRVLTHRIAWLIANRKAPPWAILAITFTNKAAREMQDRVSKLVGPEGRDIWVSTFHSMCVRILRKDIDQIGFTSNFSILDSTDQLSVIRNCMKDLDIDTKKFEPKAIQAVISTNKNELITPAQYEQKVGDYFEGLVAKVYTKYQHRLRSNNSLDFDDLIMKTIELFKEKPDVLDFYQKKFKYIHVDEYQDTNRAQYMLCRMLAEGHHRICVVGDSDQSIYRWRGADISNILNFEEDYPEAQTILLEQNYRSTSNILNAANGVIALNTGRKPKKLWTDSDEGAKIKVFRGDTEHDEGYFVTGEISKNVKQGQAYQNHAILYRTNAQSRVIEEILIKSDIPYQIVGGIKFYDRKEIKDLLAYLRLLSNPDDDISLTRIINVPKRGLGDTTVGKLAAAAAAQGVSIFRALQTVDDLGFAGRTRNTLVEFYDMIEALHRMVEFLSVTELTEKILELSQYRLELQNENTLESRSRLENIDEFLSVTMEFEKNNEDKSLVSFLTDLALIADIDSVNDEEERSDAVVLMTMHSAKGLEFPTVFIIGMEEGVFPHSRAFQDNDELEEERRLAYVGITRAEKQLFLSCARMRTLFGRTNANAPSRFLEEIPEELKEDTVRESDRFRRGGAEAGGAYGGRGFSGSGGSRGNFGSRSAAAGNAPGGGGSASFGSGSSASAVPGAGRVVVTTGGAQRTTGGAGAAAEAGGFKAGDKVSHGKWGIGTIVAVKGSGNDTELQIAFPAPVGVKRLLAGFAPITKVE from the coding sequence ATGCAACTTGTTAACATACAAGACGCCGTAAGCCGTCTGAATCCCCCGCAGCGTCAGGCTGTAGAAGCAACTGAAGGCCCCCTGCTCATCATGGCTGGCGCAGGCAGCGGTAAGACCCGCGTGCTGACCCACCGGATTGCCTGGCTGATCGCGAACCGCAAGGCACCGCCTTGGGCGATTCTGGCGATTACGTTTACGAATAAAGCCGCCCGGGAGATGCAGGACCGTGTCTCCAAGCTGGTAGGGCCGGAGGGCCGGGATATTTGGGTATCCACTTTTCACTCCATGTGTGTCCGGATTCTGCGGAAGGATATTGACCAGATCGGCTTCACCTCGAATTTCTCCATTCTGGATTCGACAGACCAGCTATCTGTTATCCGTAATTGTATGAAGGATCTGGATATCGATACCAAAAAGTTCGAGCCGAAGGCCATCCAGGCTGTTATTAGCACGAACAAGAATGAGTTGATCACACCGGCGCAGTATGAGCAGAAGGTCGGCGATTATTTTGAAGGCTTGGTTGCTAAAGTGTACACCAAATACCAGCACCGGCTGAGAAGCAACAACTCCCTGGATTTCGATGACCTGATTATGAAGACGATCGAGCTGTTCAAGGAGAAGCCGGATGTACTGGATTTCTATCAGAAGAAGTTCAAGTATATTCATGTCGATGAGTATCAGGATACGAACCGGGCGCAGTACATGCTCTGCCGGATGCTGGCTGAAGGCCATCACCGGATCTGCGTGGTAGGGGACAGTGACCAGTCCATCTACCGCTGGCGCGGGGCGGATATCTCGAACATTCTGAACTTCGAAGAGGATTACCCCGAAGCCCAGACGATTCTGCTGGAGCAGAATTACCGTTCCACCTCAAATATTCTGAATGCCGCCAACGGCGTGATTGCCCTCAATACGGGCCGCAAGCCCAAGAAGCTGTGGACCGACTCCGATGAAGGCGCGAAGATCAAGGTGTTCCGCGGTGACACTGAGCATGACGAAGGATATTTCGTCACCGGGGAGATCAGCAAGAATGTGAAGCAGGGACAGGCTTACCAGAATCATGCGATTCTGTACCGTACGAACGCTCAGTCCCGTGTAATAGAAGAAATTCTGATCAAATCGGATATTCCCTACCAGATCGTCGGGGGGATCAAGTTCTACGACCGTAAAGAAATTAAGGATCTGCTGGCGTACCTGCGCCTGTTATCCAATCCTGATGATGATATCAGCTTGACGCGGATTATCAATGTTCCGAAGCGCGGGCTGGGGGATACAACCGTTGGCAAGCTTGCGGCAGCGGCTGCTGCCCAGGGCGTGTCGATTTTCCGGGCGCTGCAGACGGTGGATGATCTCGGATTCGCCGGACGGACCCGCAACACGCTGGTGGAATTCTACGATATGATCGAAGCGTTGCACCGGATGGTGGAATTCCTCTCGGTGACAGAGCTGACTGAGAAGATTCTCGAGCTGTCGCAGTACCGCCTTGAATTGCAGAATGAGAATACGCTAGAGTCCCGTTCACGCCTGGAGAACATTGACGAGTTCCTGTCTGTTACGATGGAGTTCGAGAAGAACAATGAAGACAAGTCGCTGGTCTCCTTCCTGACCGATCTGGCACTGATCGCGGATATCGACAGTGTGAACGATGAAGAGGAACGCAGCGATGCGGTGGTGCTGATGACGATGCACAGCGCGAAGGGGCTGGAGTTCCCGACCGTCTTCATCATCGGGATGGAGGAAGGGGTGTTCCCGCACAGCCGTGCCTTCCAGGACAATGATGAACTGGAAGAAGAACGCCGGCTGGCGTATGTGGGCATAACCCGTGCGGAGAAGCAGCTGTTCCTCAGCTGCGCACGGATGCGCACGTTGTTCGGGAGGACGAACGCGAATGCGCCGTCCCGCTTTCTGGAGGAGATTCCGGAGGAGCTGAAGGAAGATACCGTCCGTGAATCGGACCGCTTCCGGCGCGGAGGCGCGGAGGCAGGCGGTGCCTATGGCGGCCGGGGCTTCAGCGGAAGCGGAGGCAGCCGGGGGAACTTCGGCAGCCGCAGCGCTGCTGCCGGGAACGCGCCGGGAGGCGGCGGGTCCGCCAGCTTCGGCAGCGGCAGTTCGGCAAGCGCGGTGCCTGGCGCGGGCCGTGTTGTGGTAACGACCGGAGGCGCGCAGCGCACGACGGGCGGAGCCGGGGCGGCTGCGGAGGCCGGAGGCTTCAAGGCAGGCGACAAGGTCTCCCACGGCAAATGGGGCATCGGCACCATTGTAGCCGTGAAGGGCAGCGGCAACGATACGGAGCTGCAGATTGCCTTCCCGGCGCCGGTAGGCGTCAAGCGGCTGCTGGCCGGCTTTGCGCCGATCACCAAAGTTGAATAA
- a CDS encoding undecaprenyl-phosphate glucose phosphotransferase, which translates to MIRRNQKFLTQLYMVADFLVIQMSFLAAWWLKFKSGLLESYRTLPIESYAYWSVIYGAIAILIGIVLSLYLPKRKKRFIDEFLKIFQVHVLGIFILLGLMFFLREIDVSRQYLAIYMGFNILSIMLYRYVLKKMLKSLREKGFNRQFVLILGAGTLGKRFYNNLEQYPELGYEAIGFLDDFHQWDGIEEQRYKPILGTVDQLEAMLEMLPVDEVILALPLDAHSKYPAIIATCEKAGVRTLIIPDFFDYLPARPYFDNFAGMPMINVRDIPLDMAGNKMAKRAFDIVFALFAILMLSPVMLIVALGVRLTSPGPVIFKQERVGLNRRNFMMYKFRSMKMQTDGEADTGWSTKEDPRRTRFGTFIRRTSLDELPQFFNVLFGQMSVVGPRPERPFFVEQFRGEIPKYMVKHHVRPGITGWAQSNGLRGDTSIEDRIKHDIFYIENWSLLFDIRIIAKTIRNGFKNAY; encoded by the coding sequence ATGATTCGCCGGAATCAAAAGTTTTTGACCCAACTCTATATGGTAGCTGACTTCCTCGTGATTCAGATGTCCTTCCTTGCAGCCTGGTGGCTGAAGTTCAAGAGCGGCCTGCTGGAATCCTATCGGACACTGCCTATAGAATCTTATGCTTACTGGAGTGTCATCTATGGGGCCATCGCCATACTGATTGGTATTGTGCTATCTCTATATTTGCCCAAGCGGAAGAAGCGGTTCATTGATGAATTTCTGAAGATTTTCCAGGTGCATGTCTTGGGGATCTTCATCTTACTGGGCCTGATGTTCTTCCTGAGGGAGATTGATGTCTCCCGGCAATATCTGGCGATCTACATGGGCTTCAATATTCTGTCCATTATGCTGTACCGTTATGTGCTGAAGAAGATGCTGAAGTCGCTGCGTGAAAAAGGCTTCAACCGCCAGTTCGTCCTAATTCTTGGTGCAGGCACATTGGGTAAAAGATTCTATAACAACCTGGAGCAGTATCCGGAGCTGGGTTATGAGGCGATCGGGTTCCTGGATGACTTCCATCAGTGGGACGGCATTGAGGAGCAGCGGTATAAGCCAATTCTGGGTACAGTCGATCAGCTTGAGGCGATGCTGGAGATGCTTCCTGTCGATGAGGTGATTTTGGCGCTGCCGCTGGATGCCCACTCGAAGTATCCGGCGATTATCGCTACTTGCGAGAAGGCAGGAGTACGGACGCTGATTATCCCCGACTTCTTCGACTATCTGCCGGCCCGTCCATATTTCGATAACTTTGCCGGGATGCCGATGATTAATGTGCGTGATATTCCGCTGGATATGGCCGGGAACAAAATGGCGAAGCGTGCGTTTGATATTGTGTTCGCCTTGTTCGCCATTCTCATGCTGTCTCCTGTGATGCTGATTGTTGCGCTTGGAGTGCGTCTGACCTCTCCAGGACCGGTGATTTTCAAGCAGGAGCGGGTGGGGCTGAACCGCCGTAATTTCATGATGTACAAGTTCCGTTCCATGAAAATGCAGACGGACGGTGAAGCGGACACAGGCTGGAGCACGAAGGAAGATCCGCGCCGGACCCGCTTTGGCACGTTTATCCGCCGAACGAGTCTGGATGAGTTGCCGCAATTCTTCAATGTGCTGTTCGGGCAGATGAGTGTGGTCGGTCCGCGGCCAGAGCGTCCATTCTTTGTAGAACAGTTTCGTGGCGAGATTCCGAAGTATATGGTCAAGCATCATGTGCGGCCCGGAATTACCGGCTGGGCTCAGAGTAACGGTCTGCGCGGGGATACCTCGATTGAGGACCGGATCAAGCATGATATTTTCTATATCGAGAACTGGTCTCTATTGTTCGACATCCGGATTATTGCCAAGACCATTCGTAATGGGTTTAAGAACGCGTACTGA
- the rfbD gene encoding dTDP-4-dehydrorhamnose reductase, giving the protein MKVFVTGSGGQLGQDLMLMLQGQGYEVLGCDRQEMDITDLDQCEQTIGAFAPDAVIHCAAHTAVDAAETDVDAAYLINATGSRNVTLAAEKAGAKLVYISTDYVFDGMGEQPYHEYDNTDPKSIYGKSKRAGEVLVQSLSSKYFIVRTSWVYGKYGNNFVKTMLKLGQEKPLLQVVDDQKGSPTYTVDLARFLLELIQTEKYGVYHASNSDSCTWYEFTQAIFAEAEELLGLKFTAKLEPCATEQFPRPAPRPRNSVMEHLAIRTNGFQDIRPWREGLRDFLLELK; this is encoded by the coding sequence ATGAAGGTTTTTGTCACAGGATCTGGCGGGCAACTGGGGCAGGATCTTATGCTTATGCTTCAAGGGCAGGGGTATGAGGTACTGGGCTGTGACCGTCAGGAGATGGATATTACCGATCTGGATCAGTGTGAGCAGACGATTGGTGCGTTCGCTCCCGATGCGGTCATTCATTGTGCGGCTCATACGGCAGTCGATGCAGCTGAGACTGATGTGGATGCAGCGTACCTCATTAATGCTACAGGAAGCCGGAATGTAACGCTCGCTGCTGAGAAGGCAGGGGCTAAGCTGGTCTATATCAGCACGGATTATGTGTTCGATGGCATGGGAGAGCAGCCTTACCATGAATATGATAATACCGATCCCAAGAGTATCTACGGGAAGTCCAAGCGTGCTGGAGAGGTATTAGTTCAGTCGTTATCCTCCAAGTATTTCATCGTACGCACCTCATGGGTCTACGGCAAATACGGCAATAATTTTGTGAAAACGATGCTGAAGCTGGGGCAGGAAAAGCCGCTGCTACAGGTTGTTGACGACCAAAAAGGCTCGCCCACCTATACTGTGGACTTGGCCAGATTCCTGCTGGAGCTGATCCAGACTGAAAAGTATGGAGTCTACCATGCCTCGAACAGTGATTCCTGCACATGGTACGAATTCACTCAAGCGATCTTCGCTGAAGCTGAAGAATTACTCGGTCTAAAGTTCACGGCGAAGCTGGAGCCTTGTGCTACGGAGCAATTTCCCCGTCCGGCGCCGCGCCCGCGCAACTCTGTGATGGAGCATCTGGCGATCCGTACCAACGGGTTCCAGGATATCCGTCCATGGCGTGAAGGACTTAGAGACTTTTTACTGGAGCTTAAATAG
- a CDS encoding heptaprenylglyceryl phosphate synthase, whose translation MRQMIRPWRHVFKLDPDRALGDKELDAVCQSGTDAIIVGGSTGVTYENTVSLLARIRQYDLPCALEISDLEAAVPGFDLYMIPMVLNTDDTSWILGHHRRAIERFGSLIPWELLLTEGYIVLNSDSSVARLTGADCSLDAAGAGAYAQIADKLMNLPVVYLEYSGRYGDLEIVREVREVVEHSQLFYGGGISGAEEAKHVAALCDTVVVGNIIYSNVEQALLTVQAVRDTPQMDW comes from the coding sequence ATGCGGCAAATGATCAGGCCATGGCGGCATGTATTCAAGCTGGACCCGGACCGTGCGCTTGGTGACAAGGAGCTGGACGCTGTGTGCCAGTCGGGAACCGATGCGATTATAGTCGGCGGCTCTACCGGCGTGACTTATGAGAATACAGTGAGTCTGCTTGCGAGAATCCGGCAGTATGACCTGCCTTGCGCGCTGGAGATCTCGGATCTGGAGGCCGCTGTGCCCGGTTTTGACCTGTATATGATTCCCATGGTGCTCAATACGGACGATACTTCATGGATTCTTGGCCATCACCGCCGGGCGATTGAACGCTTCGGCAGTCTGATCCCATGGGAATTGCTGCTGACAGAGGGCTATATTGTGCTGAACAGCGATTCCTCGGTAGCACGCCTGACCGGTGCGGACTGTTCGCTGGATGCGGCTGGTGCGGGAGCCTATGCGCAGATTGCAGACAAGCTGATGAACCTCCCGGTGGTCTATCTTGAATATAGCGGACGCTATGGAGATCTGGAGATTGTGCGCGAGGTCAGGGAAGTGGTTGAGCACAGCCAGCTTTTCTATGGCGGCGGAATTTCAGGTGCTGAGGAAGCCAAGCATGTAGCCGCGCTATGTGATACAGTAGTGGTCGGCAATATTATTTATAGTAATGTGGAACAAGCGCTGTTGACGGTCCAGGCTGTTCGGGATACCCCGCAGATGGACTGGTAG
- a CDS encoding glycosyltransferase family 2 protein, giving the protein MNVDVSILILNYNTCRLTMDCLRSVYDSETSYSYEIILVDNNSEDDSVETISKEFPEVLLIANSENVGFAKGNNQGMEVASGRYVLLLNSDTVIRKDTLETMLAFMDSRPDLGASGCKVILPDGSLDKACRRGFPTPSASFYYAFGFSKLFPDRPKFNGYQLGYLDPDDEYPVDCLVGAFMLLRRETIEQVGGLDETFFMYGEDLDWCYRIKEAGWGIYYYPHTSIVHLKGGSARRRPFKIVYEFHRAMILFHKKHYSSHYNSMINGAVYAGVGVKFTLSLLRNAFIAPRKLPTPAQSLNVPGEAGIRKESKAEVRL; this is encoded by the coding sequence GTGAATGTAGATGTTAGTATATTGATTCTAAATTACAACACATGCCGCCTGACGATGGATTGTCTGAGGTCGGTATATGATTCAGAGACAAGCTATTCCTATGAAATTATTCTAGTAGATAATAACTCCGAGGATGACTCGGTGGAGACGATAAGCAAGGAGTTCCCGGAGGTGTTGTTAATCGCCAATTCAGAGAATGTAGGCTTTGCCAAGGGGAATAACCAGGGGATGGAGGTTGCCTCCGGGCGTTATGTACTGCTGCTCAATTCAGATACCGTGATCCGTAAGGATACGCTGGAGACGATGCTGGCGTTCATGGACAGCCGCCCGGATCTTGGCGCGTCCGGGTGTAAGGTGATTTTGCCGGATGGGTCGCTCGATAAGGCCTGCCGGAGAGGATTCCCGACCCCGTCTGCGTCCTTCTATTATGCCTTTGGCTTCAGTAAGCTGTTCCCGGACCGTCCGAAGTTCAACGGCTATCAGCTTGGCTATCTGGACCCGGATGACGAATATCCGGTAGACTGTCTGGTTGGAGCGTTCATGCTGCTGCGCCGGGAGACGATTGAGCAGGTGGGCGGGCTGGATGAGACCTTTTTCATGTATGGAGAGGATCTGGATTGGTGTTACCGGATCAAGGAAGCGGGCTGGGGGATTTATTATTATCCGCATACGTCCATCGTACATCTGAAGGGCGGCAGCGCGCGCCGCAGACCGTTCAAGATTGTATATGAGTTTCACCGGGCGATGATTTTATTTCATAAGAAGCATTATAGCAGCCATTACAATAGTATGATAAATGGAGCGGTCTATGCGGGCGTCGGCGTTAAGTTCACTCTGTCGCTGCTGCGCAACGCATTTATTGCCCCGCGTAAGTTACCTACACCCGCTCAGAGTCTGAACGTTCCCGGGGAAGCTGGTATCCGCAAAGAATCGAAGGCCGAGGTGAGATTATGA
- a CDS encoding glycosyltransferase family 2 protein, with protein sequence MIKGEWKIPAYKLTEYKPKANKYCVCIPVINEGTKIQKQLAKLKGLSNVIDIIILDGGSTDGSLADSFLIEMNVRALLTKQDKGKLSAQLRIGFSYAINEQYSGVITVDGNNKDSVEDIPEFIKKLEDGYDFVQGSRYVPGGTEVNTPVSRKLAIKLIHAPFISLISGFHYTDTTNGFRAHSLDYLLDHKVQPFRDIFETYELLGYLSVQAPKLGYKVIEIPVSREYPIGKIPTKISPIKGNWLLIKTLLNLFLKKYDVKHQNRNDLLKEEA encoded by the coding sequence ATGATAAAAGGGGAATGGAAAATACCCGCCTATAAGCTTACTGAATATAAGCCTAAAGCAAACAAATACTGTGTGTGCATTCCTGTTATCAATGAAGGAACCAAAATTCAAAAGCAGTTGGCCAAACTAAAAGGACTTTCTAACGTTATAGATATAATTATTCTTGATGGAGGCAGTACAGATGGATCATTAGCAGATTCATTTTTAATAGAAATGAATGTACGGGCTCTTCTAACTAAACAGGATAAAGGTAAACTAAGTGCTCAATTACGTATAGGGTTTTCTTATGCAATTAATGAACAATATTCAGGTGTTATTACAGTGGATGGTAATAATAAAGACAGTGTGGAGGATATTCCTGAATTTATAAAAAAACTTGAGGATGGGTATGACTTTGTGCAAGGTTCACGTTATGTACCGGGAGGTACTGAGGTTAATACTCCTGTAAGCAGAAAACTAGCTATCAAGCTTATACATGCTCCTTTTATTTCACTAATTTCTGGATTCCATTATACTGATACAACTAATGGATTCAGAGCACATTCTTTAGATTATCTTCTGGATCACAAAGTGCAGCCATTCAGAGATATATTTGAAACATATGAGTTACTTGGATATCTATCCGTTCAAGCCCCAAAACTTGGCTATAAAGTAATAGAAATTCCTGTTTCGCGTGAATACCCAATAGGAAAAATTCCAACAAAAATTAGTCCTATAAAAGGGAATTGGTTATTAATTAAGACTTTACTTAATTTATTCTTGAAAAAGTATGATGTCAAACATCAAAACAGAAATGATTTATTGAAGGAGGAAGCGTGA
- the rfbB gene encoding dTDP-glucose 4,6-dehydratase, with product MKLLVTGGAGFIGSNFVIYMLQQHPDYHIVNVDALTYAGNLENLKSVENHPNYTFVKADITDVSAMDKLIGDGVDVVVNFAAESHVDRSILEPEVFVKTNVLGTQVLLDAAKKYSVTKFVQVSTDEVYGSLGATGLFTEKTPLTPNSPYSASKAGGDLLVRAYHETFGLPVNITRCSNNYGPYQFPEKLIPLMISRALADQALPVYGDGMNIRDWLYVEDHCSAIDLVIHEGVNGEVYNIGGNNERTNVHIVNTVLQELSKPDSLITYVQDRPGHDRRYGIDPTKITNELGWKPKHTFETGIKETIQWYLNNKEWWTRIQSGEYQKYAALQYGTRLGDSL from the coding sequence ATGAAACTTCTAGTCACCGGCGGAGCAGGCTTCATCGGCAGCAATTTCGTAATATATATGCTTCAGCAACACCCAGATTACCACATTGTCAATGTGGATGCGTTGACGTATGCAGGTAATCTGGAGAACCTGAAATCTGTTGAGAATCATCCGAACTATACATTTGTGAAGGCGGATATTACTGATGTATCGGCGATGGATAAGCTGATCGGTGACGGTGTAGACGTGGTGGTTAACTTTGCTGCGGAATCGCATGTGGACCGGAGTATTTTGGAGCCGGAAGTGTTCGTGAAGACGAATGTGCTGGGTACACAAGTGCTGCTGGATGCGGCTAAAAAATATAGTGTGACTAAGTTCGTTCAAGTGTCCACGGATGAGGTCTATGGATCGCTTGGTGCTACAGGTCTGTTCACTGAAAAAACTCCGCTGACGCCGAATAGTCCGTATTCTGCAAGTAAAGCAGGCGGAGACTTGCTGGTGCGTGCTTATCATGAAACCTTTGGGTTGCCGGTGAACATAACCCGTTGCTCGAATAACTATGGTCCTTATCAGTTCCCGGAGAAGCTGATTCCGCTGATGATCTCCCGTGCGCTGGCAGATCAGGCATTGCCTGTGTATGGAGACGGAATGAATATCCGTGACTGGCTATATGTTGAAGATCACTGCAGCGCAATTGATCTGGTTATTCATGAAGGCGTGAATGGTGAGGTGTACAACATCGGCGGCAACAATGAGCGGACAAATGTGCATATCGTGAATACTGTGCTTCAAGAGCTCAGCAAGCCAGATTCGCTGATTACTTATGTTCAGGATCGGCCTGGGCATGACCGCCGTTATGGCATTGATCCAACAAAGATTACGAATGAGCTAGGCTGGAAGCCTAAGCACACGTTCGAAACCGGCATTAAGGAAACTATTCAATGGTATCTGAATAACAAGGAATGGTGGACCCGCATTCAGTCTGGTGAATACCAGAAATATGCCGCTCTCCAGTACGGGACCCGTCTGGGGGACTCCCTCTAA
- the ligA gene encoding NAD-dependent DNA ligase LigA yields MDIMFTMEELVAELNQYNYHYYTLDAPQISDKEYDVLYDKLVALEAESGMVLPHSPTQRVGGELLKGFTPHRHLAPLWSLDKAQNIEQLRTWNTRVLKLVNDYNTKNPDNPLPEPCYAVELKFDGLTLNLTYRDGALVQAATRGNGVTGEGILAQVKTIKSVPLNIPFKEGVIEVQGEGIMNLSVLADYNTRAAEPLKNARNGAAGALRNLNPKMTADRRLNAFFYNVGYAEGVQFGDHQEMMDFLRSNRFKVNPYLNYFSNFDDVTEQLAEIEESRSGLDYLIDGAVIKVTDFRIREALGYTDKFPRWAVAYKFEAEETTTILESVSWNVGRTGKVTPLARVEAVELAGVTVQNCTLNNVGDIERKNLKFALGTRVFIRRSNDVIPEILGKVTEESDGGEILFPEECPACGFPLEMRGAHLFCNNKLDCKPQIVSRITHFASRDAMDIETFSEKTAAQLHEELSVREPADLYELTFDQLVKLERFGEKKAANLLKALEDSKSRDLASFLYALGIPNTGKATTRMLADHYRSLEAVMSATAEELAGLPDIGGIVAESIVNYFADPFVVVSIDRMRALGVEAKGAEAPRVVATNSYFSGLTVVLTGTLHKMTREEAAERLEALGAKVSGSVSKKTDLVIAGEKAGSKLAKAQQLGVKVIEDEDELIRLLEL; encoded by the coding sequence ATGGATATTATGTTCACGATGGAAGAACTTGTCGCCGAGCTGAATCAGTACAATTATCACTACTATACGCTGGATGCCCCGCAGATCAGCGACAAGGAATATGATGTGCTCTACGATAAGCTGGTAGCATTGGAAGCGGAGAGCGGAATGGTATTGCCGCATTCTCCGACCCAGCGGGTAGGCGGGGAGCTGCTCAAGGGCTTCACACCGCACCGCCATCTGGCACCGCTGTGGAGTCTGGATAAGGCACAGAACATTGAACAGCTTCGTACCTGGAACACCCGTGTGCTGAAGCTGGTGAATGATTATAACACCAAGAACCCGGACAATCCGCTGCCGGAGCCGTGTTATGCCGTGGAGCTGAAGTTCGACGGCTTGACGCTGAACCTGACCTATCGTGACGGGGCGCTTGTACAAGCAGCTACCCGCGGCAACGGGGTGACAGGTGAGGGGATTCTGGCTCAGGTGAAGACGATCAAGTCCGTTCCGCTGAATATCCCGTTCAAGGAGGGCGTTATTGAAGTGCAGGGCGAGGGGATTATGAACCTGTCTGTACTGGCGGATTATAATACCCGCGCAGCAGAGCCGCTGAAGAATGCACGCAATGGTGCAGCGGGCGCGCTGCGCAACCTGAATCCCAAGATGACTGCCGACCGCAGGCTGAATGCTTTCTTTTATAATGTGGGGTATGCGGAGGGCGTACAGTTCGGCGATCACCAAGAGATGATGGATTTCCTGCGCAGCAACCGGTTCAAGGTTAACCCTTACCTCAACTACTTCAGCAATTTCGATGATGTGACTGAGCAGCTGGCAGAGATTGAAGAGAGCCGTTCCGGTCTGGATTATCTGATTGACGGAGCAGTGATTAAGGTCACGGACTTCCGCATCCGTGAGGCGCTGGGGTATACCGACAAGTTCCCGCGCTGGGCCGTTGCCTATAAATTCGAGGCGGAAGAGACCACAACCATTCTGGAATCCGTCAGCTGGAATGTCGGACGCACCGGCAAAGTGACTCCGCTCGCGCGGGTGGAAGCTGTAGAACTAGCCGGGGTTACGGTGCAGAACTGCACCCTTAACAATGTGGGCGATATTGAGCGCAAGAATCTGAAGTTTGCACTGGGCACACGGGTGTTCATCCGCCGCTCCAATGATGTCATCCCGGAGATTCTGGGCAAGGTGACAGAAGAGAGTGATGGCGGGGAGATCCTATTCCCTGAGGAGTGTCCAGCCTGCGGGTTCCCGCTGGAGATGCGCGGTGCTCATCTGTTCTGCAATAACAAGCTGGACTGCAAGCCGCAGATTGTCAGCCGGATTACTCATTTTGCATCCAGAGATGCCATGGATATTGAGACGTTCAGTGAGAAGACGGCGGCTCAGCTGCATGAGGAGCTTAGTGTACGGGAGCCTGCGGATCTGTATGAGCTAACCTTCGACCAGTTAGTGAAGCTGGAGCGGTTCGGGGAGAAGAAGGCGGCGAATCTGCTGAAGGCACTCGAAGACAGCAAAAGCAGAGATCTGGCATCCTTCCTCTATGCGCTTGGCATTCCTAATACCGGGAAAGCCACAACAAGAATGCTGGCAGACCATTACCGCAGCTTGGAAGCAGTCATGTCTGCTACAGCAGAGGAGCTGGCCGGGCTGCCGGATATCGGGGGAATTGTGGCGGAGAGCATCGTGAATTATTTTGCCGACCCGTTCGTAGTGGTTAGCATCGACCGCATGCGGGCGCTGGGGGTAGAGGCCAAGGGGGCTGAAGCTCCGCGTGTAGTTGCTACCAATTCCTACTTCAGCGGTTTAACCGTTGTACTCACAGGTACGCTGCACAAAATGACCCGCGAAGAAGCCGCCGAACGCCTGGAAGCTCTGGGAGCCAAGGTATCCGGCAGCGTCTCCAAGAAGACTGACCTGGTCATCGCCGGGGAGAAGGCGGGCAGCAAGCTGGCCAAGGCTCAGCAGCTGGGGGTCAAGGTTATCGAAGACGAAGACGAGCTGATCCGCTTGCTGGAGTTGTAA